One Chryseobacterium sp. StRB126 genomic region harbors:
- the yiaA gene encoding inner membrane protein YiaA, which translates to MKKQNVSGAFVAASWVALGAGMVGYIVGLARAEMLLNEKGYYFTILLYGLFAVVSLQKAVRDRLENIKVTDIYYGICWFATLSSIVLLAIGLWNATILPSEKGFYAFAFLLALFGAIAVQKNTRDNMLQE; encoded by the coding sequence ATGAAAAAACAAAATGTTTCAGGTGCTTTTGTAGCGGCATCTTGGGTTGCTTTAGGAGCAGGTATGGTTGGTTATATTGTAGGTCTTGCAAGAGCAGAAATGCTGCTGAATGAGAAAGGTTACTATTTTACGATCTTATTATATGGTTTATTTGCCGTTGTTTCTTTACAGAAAGCCGTTCGTGATAGATTAGAAAATATTAAAGTAACTGATATTTACTATGGTATCTGCTGGTTTGCAACCTTATCATCAATCGTTTTATTAGCTATCGGATTATGGAATGCCACCATACTTCCTAGCGAAAAAGGATTTTACGCCTTTGCCTTTCTTTTGGCATTGTTTGGTGCTATTGCCGTTCAGAAGAATACCAGAGACAATATGCTTCAGGAATAA
- the purE gene encoding 5-(carboxyamino)imidazole ribonucleotide mutase, with translation MVGIIMGSQSDLPIMEQAANFLKSLDIPYELTVVSAHRTPERMFEYAKTAQGRGLKVIVAGAGGAAHLPGMVASCTTLPVIGVPILSSNSIDGWDSVLSILQMPGGIPVATVALNGALNAGILAAKIIGSGNEEIAAKLQKYQDSLKDKVLGTVEDIKAQHPNHFDK, from the coding sequence ATGGTAGGTATTATTATGGGCAGTCAGAGTGATCTGCCGATCATGGAACAGGCTGCAAATTTCCTTAAAAGTCTGGATATTCCTTATGAATTGACGGTAGTGTCAGCTCACAGAACACCGGAAAGAATGTTTGAGTATGCTAAGACAGCTCAAGGGAGAGGTCTTAAAGTGATTGTTGCCGGAGCAGGAGGAGCAGCGCATCTTCCGGGAATGGTGGCAAGTTGTACAACACTTCCTGTAATCGGAGTTCCGATTTTGTCTAGTAATTCTATTGACGGGTGGGATTCTGTACTTTCAATTCTTCAGATGCCGGGTGGAATTCCAGTGGCAACAGTAGCATTAAATGGTGCATTGAATGCGGGAATTTTAGCCGCTAAAATCATTGGAAGCGGTAATGAAGAAATTGCAGCGAAACTTCAGAAGTATCAGGATTCTTTGAAAGATAAAGTATTGGGAACTGTGGAAGATATTAAAGCACAGCATCCTAATCATTTTGACAAATAG
- a CDS encoding DMT family transporter, whose translation MKDYKLIFAVLTVAFVWGTTFLAIRVAVETIPAWFVAGIRQFLASIIMLIILLSRKEFKWIGWKSLGYQIVFAILMLVIANGMTTVAEETVSSSLASLISACSPILVFLGSLAVGLQKFSIRAFFGVLMCFSGILFIFWDGLQDLANPDYRTGMIFMFCAITGWASGTIFTKKLNIQSGNITLNLFYQFLFAGIVQIILAFLFSENYSFGNWTFKSISAMLYLSVFGSVAAFFAFHYALTKISPVQVSILAYINTIIAIFLGWLIMDEQISMKFILAAALIICGVFIINYKPEMFRRQKVV comes from the coding sequence TTGAAAGATTATAAACTTATTTTCGCTGTTCTTACTGTTGCTTTTGTCTGGGGAACTACATTTTTAGCCATCCGTGTGGCTGTGGAAACTATTCCAGCTTGGTTTGTGGCTGGAATCCGTCAGTTTCTGGCATCCATCATTATGCTCATCATCCTTCTTTCAAGAAAAGAATTTAAATGGATTGGCTGGAAAAGTTTAGGGTATCAGATTGTTTTTGCCATCTTAATGTTGGTTATAGCCAACGGCATGACTACTGTTGCTGAAGAAACCGTATCAAGCAGCTTGGCATCACTCATTAGTGCCTGCTCCCCTATTCTGGTATTTTTGGGAAGCCTAGCTGTAGGCTTACAAAAGTTCAGCATCCGGGCTTTTTTTGGGGTTCTGATGTGTTTCAGCGGAATTCTGTTTATTTTCTGGGACGGTCTGCAGGACCTTGCCAATCCGGATTACAGAACGGGAATGATCTTTATGTTTTGTGCTATTACAGGATGGGCCTCCGGAACAATTTTCACGAAAAAACTGAATATTCAGAGCGGAAACATAACCCTGAATTTATTCTATCAATTCCTTTTTGCAGGTATTGTTCAGATTATTCTTGCTTTCCTGTTTTCTGAGAACTATAGCTTCGGAAACTGGACTTTCAAAAGTATTTCTGCGATGTTATACCTATCTGTTTTTGGGTCTGTAGCGGCCTTTTTTGCATTCCATTATGCTTTAACCAAAATTTCTCCGGTGCAGGTTTCCATATTGGCTTATATCAATACCATTATTGCTATATTTTTGGGCTGGCTGATTATGGATGAACAAATTTCCATGAAATTTATTCTTGCTGCCGCATTAATTATTTGTGGAGTGTTTATCATTAATTATAAACCGGAAATGTTCAGGAGGCAGAAAGTTGTATAA
- a CDS encoding cation:proton antiporter: MILLSIHNLSLPIEDPVLKFLLVLVIILAAPLLLNKIKVPHLLGLIIAGAIIGPNGFNVLSRDSSIVVTGTTGLLYIMFLAGLEIDMGDFKKNKWKSLTFGLYTFIVPFVLGYLGGYYILHFSMLTSILFASLFSSHTLIAYPLVSKLGMAKNKAVNITVGGTMITDILALLVLAIIVGMSQGDVGTEFWVKLSVSFILFALIVLIVFPIIGRWFFKRVDDKISQYIFVLVMIYLAAMLAELAGVEAIIGAFFAGLALNRLIPHTSSLMNRVEFVGNAIFIPFFLISVGMLIDFKVFFKSWETLEVAGIMLVASIGGKYLSAVATQKTFRLTKEEGKLIFGLSSASAAATLASVMVGYNIILSETETGEPVRLLNEHVLNGSILLILISCTISSFISMASAQKIAESDNEDTVSGTSHEEESILLAINHEETVERMVNLGILIKAHSNKEDLFALNVINEDKNESSVKNAEKLLHQAADTAAAADVKLQALKRYDNDVINGVNNVIKEQKITDLIIGLEDEKGFSPSFVYNLYNGYLQNDDVNVLVYHAAQPLSTIKKYAVMIPENAHKEAGFFHALLRVWNIARNSGATVTFYAPENIIDILQKIIKKANIEAEFIIMNTWQDGEKTAAQLKEDEALIILMAKRGMQSYIPRMRLIPELLNRYLNDNNYLLIFPFSEYDKNSPEIRSVGNHGDFMEIGNVIQKIFK; the protein is encoded by the coding sequence ATGATTTTACTGAGTATACACAACCTGAGCCTTCCCATAGAGGATCCGGTGCTGAAGTTCCTATTGGTACTGGTCATCATCCTTGCGGCTCCATTATTATTAAATAAAATTAAAGTTCCCCATCTTCTGGGCCTTATCATTGCGGGAGCTATTATCGGTCCCAATGGATTCAATGTATTATCCAGAGACAGCAGTATTGTAGTAACCGGAACCACCGGACTTCTTTACATTATGTTCCTCGCAGGACTTGAGATAGACATGGGAGATTTTAAGAAAAACAAATGGAAAAGTCTCACCTTTGGGCTTTATACCTTTATTGTTCCTTTTGTATTGGGATACTTGGGCGGATATTACATTCTTCATTTCTCAATGCTTACTTCCATCTTGTTTGCGAGTCTTTTTTCATCCCATACGCTTATTGCCTATCCATTGGTAAGTAAACTGGGAATGGCCAAAAATAAAGCGGTCAACATTACGGTTGGCGGAACCATGATTACGGATATCCTTGCGTTATTGGTTCTTGCCATTATTGTTGGAATGTCTCAGGGAGATGTGGGAACGGAATTCTGGGTGAAATTATCCGTTTCATTCATTCTTTTTGCATTAATTGTACTTATTGTATTCCCTATCATAGGGCGCTGGTTCTTCAAAAGAGTGGATGATAAGATTTCACAATATATTTTTGTATTGGTGATGATTTATCTGGCAGCGATGCTTGCCGAACTTGCCGGAGTGGAAGCCATCATCGGAGCATTCTTTGCCGGGCTGGCATTAAACAGGCTTATTCCTCATACTTCCTCCTTAATGAATAGAGTTGAATTTGTAGGAAACGCCATCTTTATTCCCTTCTTCCTGATCAGTGTAGGAATGCTGATCGATTTTAAAGTATTTTTCAAAAGCTGGGAAACGCTTGAGGTGGCAGGAATTATGCTTGTAGCATCCATTGGCGGAAAATATCTTTCTGCAGTAGCCACCCAAAAGACATTCAGACTCACAAAAGAAGAGGGAAAACTGATCTTTGGATTGAGCTCTGCTTCTGCGGCTGCAACGCTGGCCTCTGTAATGGTAGGTTATAACATTATTCTTTCTGAAACTGAAACAGGAGAACCTGTAAGATTATTAAATGAACACGTTCTTAACGGAAGTATTTTATTGATCCTTATTTCCTGTACCATTTCATCCTTTATTTCCATGGCAAGTGCCCAAAAGATTGCAGAAAGCGATAATGAAGATACGGTTTCCGGAACCAGCCATGAAGAGGAAAGTATTCTATTGGCCATTAATCACGAAGAAACCGTAGAGAGAATGGTGAATCTGGGAATACTGATTAAAGCACATTCCAATAAGGAAGATTTATTCGCTCTAAATGTCATCAATGAAGATAAAAATGAATCGTCTGTAAAAAACGCCGAAAAGCTTCTTCACCAGGCAGCTGATACGGCTGCAGCGGCTGATGTCAAATTACAGGCTCTTAAAAGGTATGACAATGATGTTATTAATGGAGTCAACAATGTTATCAAGGAACAGAAGATTACAGATCTGATTATTGGTTTAGAAGATGAGAAAGGTTTTTCACCGTCATTTGTCTACAACCTTTACAACGGTTACCTTCAGAATGACGATGTGAACGTATTGGTGTATCATGCTGCCCAACCGCTTTCTACCATTAAGAAATATGCTGTCATGATTCCAGAAAACGCTCATAAGGAAGCAGGATTTTTCCATGCCCTTTTAAGGGTTTGGAATATTGCCAGAAATTCCGGAGCTACTGTTACTTTTTATGCACCTGAAAACATCATTGATATTCTTCAGAAGATCATTAAAAAAGCGAATATAGAAGCAGAATTCATCATTATGAACACATGGCAGGATGGTGAAAAAACAGCCGCTCAGCTGAAAGAGGATGAAGCTCTGATTATTTTAATGGCTAAACGCGGAATGCAGTCCTATATTCCCCGTATGAGACTTATTCCTGAGTTATTGAACAGATATCTGAATGACAATAATTATCTCTTAATTTTCCCTTTCTCCGAGTATGACAAAAACAGTCCGGAAATACGCTCTGTAGGTAATCACGGAGATTTTATGGAAATTGGAAATGTGATTCAAAAAATATTTAAGTAA
- a CDS encoding SH3 domain-containing protein → MKTKKIFLLTAALSVQLSFAQFAKVVDKDGYVNIRENADANSLVVGKVNSNEIVYVFESDPTNKTWANVSNGYVHNSRLKYIKSYQPVPPTVRDANKAIFKSGNIKVNILSGKFNFKENEKDFTSTLSGDYYKEQQVWGIDGTIPKTHYLSITAQIGDKTIQIPEKEIENLFEVNNKSTSCYYDRINDTLYISMLNSDGAGTYVALFTIEKGEYKGRTLEIPF, encoded by the coding sequence TTGAAAACAAAGAAGATATTCCTTTTAACAGCAGCTTTAAGTGTACAATTATCATTTGCTCAGTTTGCAAAAGTTGTAGATAAAGATGGCTATGTGAATATAAGGGAAAATGCAGATGCAAACAGTTTAGTTGTTGGCAAGGTCAATTCGAATGAGATCGTCTATGTATTTGAGTCTGATCCTACGAATAAGACCTGGGCTAATGTAAGCAATGGTTACGTTCACAATTCAAGACTAAAATATATAAAATCTTATCAGCCTGTTCCGCCCACTGTACGGGATGCCAATAAAGCGATCTTTAAATCCGGAAATATTAAGGTAAACATTCTTTCCGGAAAATTTAATTTTAAGGAAAATGAAAAAGATTTTACCTCAACCTTATCTGGAGATTACTATAAGGAACAGCAGGTTTGGGGAATAGACGGAACAATTCCTAAAACGCACTATCTTTCCATTACTGCACAAATTGGAGACAAAACCATTCAGATCCCTGAAAAGGAGATTGAAAACCTGTTCGAAGTTAATAATAAATCTACAAGCTGTTATTATGACCGTATTAATGATACTTTATACATCTCCATGTTAAATTCTGATGGTGCAGGTACCTATGTTGCTCTTTTTACTATTGAAAAAGGCGAATATAAAGGGAGAACTCTGGAAATACCCTTTTAA
- a CDS encoding 5-(carboxyamino)imidazole ribonucleotide synthase — protein MKIGILGGGQLGRMLIQSALKYDDEFYTLDPASDAPCHNISYFTEGNFNDYETVLNFGKDKDVVTIEIEHVNADALAELEKQGIRVVPNASIIKTIQQKILQKEFYKTHDIPSPEFQIVWNSDEKIMMPLPFVQKMNTGGYDGKGVQVIKTEEDYQHLWKEASVIESLVDIDKELSVIVARNEKGETNTFPVTEMVADPKLNLLDFNVCPVLLTEDVQQQIDAITEKFLNAVNSPGLFAIELFLDKEGKVWVNETAPRLHNSGHQSQEGNTNSQFEQMYRVVKNLPLADTDAITYSGMLNLVGAEGYSGKVVYEGMEDVMKLPETYIHLYGKTETKPGRKMGHINVLADSREELMEKLVMVKGMVRVISE, from the coding sequence ATGAAAATAGGAATTCTGGGAGGCGGACAGCTGGGAAGAATGTTGATACAAAGTGCTTTGAAGTACGATGATGAGTTTTATACTCTGGATCCGGCTTCTGATGCACCATGCCATAATATCTCGTATTTTACAGAAGGAAATTTCAATGATTACGAAACCGTTCTGAATTTTGGAAAAGATAAAGATGTGGTGACCATTGAAATAGAACACGTAAATGCTGATGCATTGGCTGAACTTGAAAAACAGGGAATCAGAGTAGTTCCTAATGCCAGTATCATCAAAACCATTCAGCAAAAGATCCTTCAGAAGGAATTTTATAAAACTCATGATATCCCAAGTCCTGAATTTCAGATCGTATGGAACAGTGATGAAAAGATCATGATGCCATTGCCATTTGTTCAGAAAATGAATACCGGTGGTTATGATGGGAAAGGCGTGCAGGTTATTAAAACAGAAGAGGATTACCAACATTTATGGAAAGAAGCTTCAGTGATTGAAAGTCTTGTTGATATTGATAAAGAGCTTTCCGTTATTGTGGCCAGAAATGAAAAAGGAGAAACCAACACTTTTCCGGTGACAGAAATGGTGGCTGATCCTAAACTTAATCTTTTAGACTTTAATGTATGTCCGGTTTTATTAACTGAAGATGTTCAGCAGCAGATTGATGCCATTACAGAGAAGTTTTTGAATGCAGTGAATTCCCCGGGGCTTTTTGCTATCGAATTATTCTTAGATAAAGAAGGAAAGGTATGGGTAAATGAAACAGCACCAAGATTGCATAATTCAGGACATCAGAGCCAGGAAGGAAATACCAATTCTCAGTTTGAGCAGATGTACCGTGTAGTAAAAAATCTTCCTTTGGCAGATACAGATGCTATTACCTACAGCGGAATGCTGAATCTGGTAGGAGCAGAAGGCTACTCTGGAAAGGTAGTATATGAAGGAATGGAGGACGTTATGAAGTTACCGGAAACCTACATTCACTTATACGGAAAAACAGAAACCAAACCGGGAAGAAAAATGGGGCACATTAATGTGTTGGCAGATTCAAGAGAAGAGCTTATGGAAAAGCTTGTGATGGTGAAAGGAATGGTGAGAGTAATTTCAGAATAA
- a CDS encoding DUF1543 domain-containing protein, with translation MKLFYVILGATPKGRNIEQHDVFFGIAESLKDLVPDMKAFWKEAEGKIHLDCYQEVRFADGYEVKIVEKDGNTSENQLFFLNLGGYKPGFFEEFHEQHLMVGQSMGEIVKRAKVTEFYKTMGFEGAVSHIDDKHGVDIDDIFNVNDILPVSMKEKYSIVLTKSDVENQENPMGLGYLKIDKIQ, from the coding sequence ATGAAATTATTTTATGTGATCCTCGGGGCAACTCCCAAAGGAAGAAACATTGAGCAGCATGACGTTTTTTTTGGGATTGCTGAGAGCCTGAAGGATCTTGTCCCTGATATGAAAGCCTTTTGGAAAGAAGCAGAAGGAAAGATTCATCTTGATTGCTATCAGGAAGTAAGATTTGCTGATGGTTATGAAGTAAAGATCGTTGAGAAAGATGGAAATACATCTGAAAACCAATTGTTCTTCCTTAATTTAGGAGGTTACAAGCCCGGTTTTTTTGAAGAATTCCATGAGCAGCATCTGATGGTAGGGCAATCTATGGGTGAGATCGTAAAGAGAGCAAAAGTTACAGAATTCTATAAAACAATGGGATTTGAAGGAGCAGTAAGCCATATTGATGACAAACATGGAGTAGATATTGATGATATTTTTAATGTGAATGATATTCTGCCAGTATCTATGAAAGAAAAATATTCTATTGTTCTTACAAAATCTGATGTAGAAAATCAGGAAAACCCAATGGGGCTGGGATATTTAAAAATTGATAAAATTCAATAA
- a CDS encoding sulfite exporter TauE/SafE family protein produces MSEIIILFFGAISAGLLGSLTGLGGGVIIIPLLTLGFGVPMHYAIGASLISVIGTSSGAAVAFVKEGFTNMRIGMFLEIATTAGAIVGALVSGMLNPNTIGIIFASILLLTVALNLKGKPDHQEPLIHGSLEEKLKLYGTFPDKGVLKNYSARNTVPGFLMMMFAGAMSGLLGIGSGALKVLAMDNMMKLPFKVSTTTSNFMIGVTAVASALIYFQRGEIIPVIAAPVLIGVVIGSFIGSKTLMVSKTKKLKVFFAIVITILSVYMMYNGINKSFR; encoded by the coding sequence ATGTCAGAAATCATCATACTCTTCTTTGGCGCTATTTCTGCGGGCCTTTTAGGCTCACTTACAGGGCTTGGAGGAGGAGTTATCATCATTCCTTTATTAACGTTGGGATTCGGCGTTCCAATGCATTACGCTATCGGCGCTTCTCTTATTTCGGTAATCGGAACTTCTTCCGGTGCTGCAGTAGCTTTTGTAAAAGAAGGGTTTACCAATATGAGAATTGGAATGTTCCTTGAAATAGCCACCACTGCTGGAGCAATTGTAGGGGCTTTGGTTTCAGGGATGCTTAATCCGAACACCATTGGAATTATCTTCGCAAGTATTCTCCTTTTGACAGTTGCTTTAAATTTAAAAGGAAAGCCTGACCATCAGGAACCTTTAATTCATGGAAGCCTGGAAGAGAAACTGAAACTTTACGGAACTTTTCCTGATAAAGGAGTATTAAAAAACTATTCTGCAAGAAATACAGTTCCTGGATTCTTAATGATGATGTTTGCCGGGGCAATGTCCGGACTTTTAGGAATTGGTTCCGGAGCATTAAAGGTATTAGCTATGGACAATATGATGAAACTTCCTTTTAAAGTTTCTACAACCACCAGTAATTTCATGATTGGAGTAACGGCTGTAGCCAGTGCATTGATCTATTTCCAGAGAGGTGAAATTATTCCGGTCATTGCAGCTCCTGTACTGATTGGAGTGGTGATTGGAAGTTTTATCGGTTCTAAAACATTAATGGTATCTAAAACCAAAAAGCTAAAAGTATTTTTTGCCATTGTGATTACAATCCTGTCTGTATATATGATGTATAACGGTATCAACAAAAGCTTCAGATAA
- a CDS encoding DUF1634 domain-containing protein — protein MKKNFTDVDLNRSVGNLLRLGVILSVATSLIGFIKLFTEGFEMPKKYTSLVVGNSSEKVWSHFWDSLCKGEGMAIIQLGILILIVTPLMRIVFALIGYLKEKDYIYVFISSVVLAIMAVSFFAGYAH, from the coding sequence ATGAAAAAGAATTTTACAGATGTAGATCTGAACCGCTCCGTAGGAAATCTTCTGAGACTGGGCGTCATTCTGTCTGTGGCTACTTCACTGATCGGTTTCATTAAATTGTTTACTGAAGGTTTTGAAATGCCTAAAAAGTACACGAGTCTTGTTGTAGGAAACTCTTCTGAGAAGGTATGGAGTCACTTTTGGGATTCTCTCTGTAAAGGAGAAGGAATGGCTATTATTCAGCTTGGAATTCTTATACTGATCGTCACTCCCCTGATGAGAATTGTCTTCGCTTTAATAGGCTATTTAAAAGAAAAAGATTACATATATGTATTCATTTCTTCAGTAGTTTTAGCAATTATGGCAGTGAGTTTCTTTGCTGGTTATGCGCACTAA
- a CDS encoding VOC family protein, translating into MKIHHIAIIGSDYEVSKKFYTEILGLQVVREVYREERQSYKLDLAIGDHYVIELFSFPNPPARPSRPEACGLRHLAFSVENVTEKRDELIGKGLDCEEIRIDEFTGKEFFFTQDPDQLPLEFYEM; encoded by the coding sequence ATGAAAATTCATCATATAGCTATCATTGGGTCAGATTACGAAGTATCAAAGAAATTCTATACAGAGATTTTAGGTTTACAGGTTGTTCGTGAAGTATATCGTGAAGAAAGGCAGTCCTACAAACTTGATCTGGCTATAGGAGATCATTATGTGATTGAATTATTCTCCTTTCCAAATCCACCTGCGCGCCCCTCTCGTCCTGAAGCCTGCGGTTTAAGACATCTTGCTTTTTCGGTGGAAAATGTAACGGAAAAACGAGATGAGTTAATTGGGAAGGGATTGGATTGTGAAGAGATCCGTATCGACGAATTTACAGGAAAAGAATTTTTCTTTACCCAGGATCCGGATCAGTTGCCGTTGGAGTTTTATGAAATGTAA
- a CDS encoding nuclear transport factor 2 family protein → MNKIAAILLIFSGFCFGQQNQDIQKPIRNLFLGMKNADPELVKTAFAKNAVLQTITKDGTVKSDNIQEFIGTVSTFTKGDLDERIVVEAIHTDGNLASVFTPYSFYLKGKLSHCGANSFQLVKQDNEWKIQYIIDTRRKENCKEIK, encoded by the coding sequence ATGAATAAAATAGCAGCAATCCTTCTCATATTCAGTGGTTTCTGTTTTGGACAGCAGAATCAGGACATTCAAAAACCTATCCGAAACCTGTTTCTTGGAATGAAAAACGCTGATCCTGAACTTGTAAAAACAGCCTTTGCTAAAAATGCCGTTCTGCAGACGATTACAAAAGACGGTACAGTAAAAAGTGATAATATCCAGGAGTTTATAGGAACTGTTTCTACGTTTACAAAAGGTGATCTGGATGAAAGAATTGTGGTTGAAGCTATTCATACAGATGGAAACCTGGCAAGCGTATTTACTCCCTATAGTTTTTACCTGAAAGGGAAATTATCCCATTGTGGAGCAAATAGCTTTCAACTGGTGAAACAGGATAATGAATGGAAGATTCAGTATATTATTGATACCCGAAGAAAGGAAAACTGTAAGGAAATAAAATAA
- a CDS encoding diphosphomevalonate/mevalonate 3,5-bisphosphate decarboxylase family protein, with protein sequence MTTQFIGKENFTLHTHTVSESCPSNIALIKYWGKYENQIPANPSISYTLNHCKTNTIMEFLADEPFSVQTFLSGNEEVKFAEKIEKYFKNIEQYLPWILKGKYIIRTENTFPHSSGIASSASGFGAIAKCLMALDETFTGKTSEEESLRKASFLARLGSGSACRSLYNGLIVWGETEEVEGSSDLFAVAYPETEIHEVFKNFNDWVLLIHEGQKSVSSTVGHGLMNTNPYAERRFQEARENFVPMKEILKNGDMERFIKLVEHEALTLHAMMMMSDPAFILMKTGTLEVINKIWDFRKETGLPLFFTLDAGANVHLLFPNNASEGQIQTFIETELLQHTQKNGVVKDVMRF encoded by the coding sequence ATGACAACACAATTTATAGGAAAAGAAAATTTTACTCTTCATACCCACACAGTTTCAGAGAGCTGTCCGTCTAATATTGCCTTAATCAAATATTGGGGGAAATATGAGAATCAGATTCCGGCCAATCCAAGTATCAGTTATACTTTGAATCATTGTAAAACCAATACTATAATGGAGTTTTTGGCTGATGAGCCTTTTTCTGTACAAACCTTTTTGTCAGGAAATGAAGAGGTGAAGTTTGCTGAAAAGATTGAAAAATACTTCAAAAATATCGAGCAGTATCTTCCATGGATCTTAAAAGGGAAATATATCATCAGAACAGAAAATACATTCCCACACAGTTCAGGAATTGCGAGTTCTGCATCAGGATTCGGAGCTATTGCTAAATGTCTGATGGCATTGGATGAAACGTTTACAGGAAAAACTTCAGAAGAAGAATCCTTAAGAAAAGCTTCATTTTTAGCCAGATTAGGAAGCGGAAGTGCATGCAGAAGTTTGTACAATGGATTGATCGTCTGGGGAGAAACAGAAGAGGTTGAGGGAAGTTCGGATCTATTTGCAGTAGCATATCCTGAGACTGAAATACATGAAGTATTCAAAAACTTCAATGATTGGGTTCTGCTGATTCATGAAGGACAGAAAAGTGTTTCTTCAACAGTAGGACACGGCTTAATGAATACCAATCCGTATGCAGAAAGAAGATTCCAGGAAGCAAGGGAAAACTTTGTTCCGATGAAGGAAATTCTGAAAAACGGAGATATGGAACGCTTCATCAAATTGGTAGAACATGAAGCGCTTACCCTTCACGCGATGATGATGATGAGTGATCCGGCTTTTATCCTGATGAAGACAGGAACATTAGAGGTTATCAATAAAATATGGGATTTCAGAAAAGAGACAGGACTTCCGTTATTCTTTACCCTGGATGCTGGTGCCAATGTACACCTTTTATTCCCAAATAATGCTTCTGAAGGACAAATCCAAACATTTATAGAAACTGAATTATTACAACACACACAGAAGAATGGTGTAGTGAAGGATGTGATGAGGTTTTAA